Proteins from a single region of Argopecten irradians isolate NY chromosome 7, Ai_NY, whole genome shotgun sequence:
- the LOC138326791 gene encoding dentin sialophosphoprotein-like, producing MDPTMEEQNETCNEPEQNDDDINHELDPGSDQEQEPKDDKDETESKEQDTVEEPARCSVSPKIARPKLPEFTGNGRISSHARSKTDPGRGGEIKAIIDKTMEDIKELNKVDFTIYNRPKVFPKPLHQRSQSQHASPRASPTPSSPSMEEKVSALNRNRSRSLKVLTDMLKSGRGGNDFRTGNIPDVGNEVKSNSDSQLLPQHKESSVERRASSDGQLQANRQDSSGGVTDEPEVPEARTPDIYSHQKEFGQSERHYSGHSDQKHKGSTLPRYRQESGKFRRAKSEVRKAAPVSDDEGLDVTSDHESGPHGLVKPFHSIDTNSKFFTLYKTNPSKRRPPFGGFVKSRYKSNSQGEEQVSRPDDQVGPANRRFTRLELTPLSSKNTKSRLTSLRHVTHPPQSQTTFREGGTMDSNGFGTLLKSPSTESPPPFPGEVEKTSDLSLTDSQAGQSDSMDEASYGEQDDQSETQTESCDNTSDVDTMKPAEKKGNGKSLKQKSKSDPSSDKSQSIDQSDIPHLITASQSTPHLSTDSSQETEEEVTPEATMDTDSQEEGKRQRTLSSQESFDEGLSVQFDTTCNTGGSGSPMSYSIEEEGMLSPDSDGPPPSFVSVMYGVTSAPTTPVNQSPTNTLERANYLNVPTSVTISSTSNNKKSIGRSASSASVLHRERKFSGGSKDKDIRKHSVTIGDESGATQKPELFPLGDSGSMQALSMPSMSSSWKKERGPSMSPERDQSLVKVRTIF from the coding sequence ATGGACCCCACGATGGAAGAACAGAACGAGACGTGCAATGAACCGGAACAAAACGATGATGACATAAATCATGAGTTAGATCCAGGATCGGATCAGGAACAAGAGCCAAAGGATGACAAAGATGAAACAGAATCAAAAGAACAAGATACAGTGGAAGAACCAGCCAGGTGTTCAGTTTCTCCAAAGATAGCCAGGCCAAAACTTCCTGAATTTACAGGTAACGGTCGAATATCTAGTCATGCTCGCTCTAAAACAGATCCTGGAAGGGGAGGGGAAATCAAGGCAATCattgataaaacaatggaaGACATCAAAGAACTGAATAAGGTCGATTTTACAATCTATAACCGTCCAAAAGTGTTCCCTAAACCTCTACACCAAAGATCTCAGTCTCAACATGCGTCCCCGCGTGCCTCACCAACCCCTAGCTCTCCTTCCATGGAGGAGAAGGTGTCCGCTCTCAACAGGAACCGTAGTCGTAGTCTTAAAGTTCTCACAGACATGTTAAAGAGTGGACGAGGGGGTAACGATTTCAGAACAGGAAACATTCCAGACGTGGGGAACGAAGTGAAATCCAACAGTGACAGTCAATTGCTTCCTCAACATAAGGAATCTAGTGTTGAGAGGCGAGCGAGCTCCGACGGTCAGCTACAGGCAAATCGCCAGGATTCATCAGGGGGTGTGACTGATGAACCTGAAGTTCCTGAAGCTCGTACACCAGATATATATTCCCATCAAAAAGAATTTGGACAATCTGAAAGACATTATAGTGGTCATAGTGACCAGAAACACAAAGGGAGTACTCTCCCTCGATATAGACAGGAGTCCGGAAAATTCAGACGTGCCAAAAGCGAAGTACGGAAAGCTGCACCCGTATCAGATGATGAAGGGTTGGATGTGACATCAGATCATGAGTCGGGACCTCATGGATTAGTGAAACCCTTTCATTCAATTGACACAAACTCCAAATTTTTCACATTGTACAAGACTAATCCTTCCAAAAGGAGACCTCCTTTTGGTGGTTTTGTTAAATCGCGATATAAATCTAATTCTCAGGGTGAGGAACAGGTGTCGAGGCCAGACGATCAGGTTGGTCCTGCCAATAGGAGGTTCACACGCCTTGAGCTCACACCTCTCTCCAGCAAGAACACCAAGAGTCGACTCACATCCCTTCGACATGTGACTCACCCTCCCCAGTCTCAGACAACATTCCGAGAGGGCGGAACAATGGACTCGAACGGGTTCGGCACACTTCTAAAGTCTCCGAGCACTGAGAGTCCGCCACCTTTCCCTGGCGAGGTGGAGAAAACAAGTGACCTGTCGCTGACAGACAGTCAGGCTGGCCAAAGTGACAGTATGGACGAGGCATCATACGGTGAGCAGGACGATCAGAGCGAAACTCAGACCGAATCCTGTGATAATACCAGTGATGTTGACACTATGAAACCCGCAGAGAAAAAAGGAAACGGAAAATCCTTAAAACAGAAATCCAAAAGTGACCCAAGTTCAGACAAAAGCCAATCAATAGATCAATCAGATATTCCTCATTTGATTACAGCGTCTCAAAGTACTCCTCATTTGTCAACGGACAGTAGCCAGGAGACCGAGGAGGAGGTAACTCCGGAGGCTACTATGGATACCGACAGTCAGGAGGAGGGCAAACGACAGCGTACCCTGAGTTCTCAAGAATCGTTTGATGAAGGACTGTCTGTCCAGTTTGATACAACGTGTAATACGGGTGGTAGTGGCAGCCCCATGTCTTATTCTATAGAGGAGGAGGGTATGCTGTCGCCTGACAGTGACGGTCCTCCCCCAAGTTTTGTCTCTGTGATGTACGGGGTTACGTCGGCCCCAACCACACCCGTCAATCAGTCCCCTACTAACACCCTGGAGCGTGCCAACTATCTTAATGTCCCAACCAGTGTCACAATCTCCAGTACATCTAACAATAAAAAGTCTATCGGGCGAAGTGCAAGCTCTGCAAGTGTGCTACACCGCGAACGCAAGTTCTCTGGAGGCAGCAAGGATAAGGATATACGTAAACACAGTGTAACTATTGGTGATGAATCAGGAGCCACACAGAAACCAGAgttgtttccccttggggataGTGGTAGTATGCAGGCTCTGAGCATGCCTAGTATGTCATCTTCATGGAAGAAGGAGCGAGGACCATCAATGTCTCCAGAAAGGGACCAGTCACTAGTCAAGGTAAGGACAATATTCTAG